A portion of the Hoylesella buccalis ATCC 35310 genome contains these proteins:
- a CDS encoding TolC family protein, protein MKQRIMMLLLSAVAVQGFAQLTLERCHELAREQYPVIKQYELVRQSKNYTVSNASKAYLPQVKVSLGANGFTDPLDLTEQMKASGQADMKNYLLNSSVQINQVIYDGGGIAARKQLAKAQAEVDENQLNVRLYDINQRVDQLYFGILMLDEQLKQVKLLQNDLQLSRTTVEAMLKGGVANQSDLDAVAVEQVRAEQQEGSLRASRRSYARMLGLFIGQEVDEKTQLAKPVMPEVLPDSTSHRPELSYFTAQSKLLDTQRKALNSQLNPTISAFAMGMYHNKVMDIMRPGMIAGGITLSWNVTPFYTRKNDLRNLETKKRQIESERETFLFNTRLQSQQSAGVVDDLRKKLEQDTRIITLRERIHDTSVKKVQNGIESINEMLRDVNAVSEARQQKTIHEIQLLQAIYQLKNINNN, encoded by the coding sequence ATGAAACAACGAATCATGATGCTGCTGTTGTCTGCTGTTGCCGTGCAAGGCTTTGCCCAGCTTACGTTGGAGCGTTGCCATGAGTTGGCACGCGAACAGTATCCCGTTATCAAGCAATACGAGTTGGTCAGGCAGAGCAAGAACTACACGGTTTCCAACGCTTCAAAGGCCTATTTGCCACAAGTAAAGGTTAGTTTGGGAGCCAATGGGTTCACCGATCCGCTGGATTTGACCGAACAAATGAAAGCTTCGGGCCAGGCTGATATGAAGAACTACCTGCTCAACAGCAGCGTACAGATTAACCAAGTGATTTACGATGGAGGTGGCATCGCAGCTCGTAAACAGCTGGCAAAGGCGCAAGCCGAGGTTGACGAAAACCAGTTGAATGTGCGTTTGTACGACATTAACCAGCGAGTGGACCAGCTATATTTCGGCATTCTGATGCTGGATGAACAGCTCAAGCAAGTAAAACTCTTACAAAACGACTTGCAGTTGAGCCGCACTACCGTTGAAGCCATGTTGAAAGGTGGCGTTGCTAACCAGTCTGATTTGGATGCAGTGGCCGTAGAACAGGTTCGTGCCGAGCAGCAAGAGGGCAGTCTTCGTGCCTCAAGACGCTCGTATGCGCGGATGTTGGGACTGTTCATCGGACAGGAGGTGGATGAGAAAACCCAACTGGCGAAGCCTGTCATGCCGGAAGTTTTGCCGGACAGCACGTCGCATCGTCCCGAATTGTCGTACTTTACAGCGCAGTCAAAATTGCTCGATACGCAGCGCAAGGCATTGAACAGCCAGCTCAATCCCACGATAAGTGCTTTCGCCATGGGCATGTATCATAACAAAGTGATGGACATCATGCGTCCGGGTATGATTGCGGGTGGCATTACGTTGTCATGGAACGTGACACCTTTTTATACGCGTAAGAACGATTTGAGGAATCTGGAAACCAAGAAAAGGCAGATTGAAAGCGAGCGTGAAACCTTCCTTTTCAACACACGTTTGCAAAGCCAACAGTCGGCTGGGGTGGTGGATGACCTGCGCAAGAAGCTGGAACAAGACACGCGCATCATCACTTTGCGTGAGCGCATCCATGACACATCGGTGAAAAAGGTGCAGAATGGCATTGAGAGCATCAACGAAATGCTGCGCGACGTCAATGCGGTGAGCGAGGCACGACAGCAGAAAACCATTCATGAAATACAGCTCTTGCAAGCAATTTATCAACTCAAAAACATCAATAATAACTGA
- a CDS encoding (deoxy)nucleoside triphosphate pyrophosphohydrolase — protein sequence MKEKTYHVVAAIIKDGDKYLCMQRGRSHYAYISEHWEFPGGKVEAGESDHEALVREIKEEMDWDVFVGKKVGTVEFHYPDFNMHLTAYLCKGGDGEFKMLEHLDYKWLTIDELQDLKWTEADRKLIEILKTRTI from the coding sequence ATGAAAGAAAAGACATATCATGTGGTAGCTGCCATCATCAAGGACGGCGACAAATACTTGTGCATGCAGCGGGGACGCTCGCACTATGCGTACATTTCAGAACACTGGGAGTTTCCCGGTGGAAAGGTTGAAGCGGGAGAATCTGACCACGAAGCACTGGTGAGAGAAATAAAGGAAGAGATGGATTGGGATGTTTTTGTGGGCAAAAAAGTGGGCACAGTGGAATTCCACTATCCCGATTTCAACATGCATCTCACGGCTTACCTTTGTAAAGGCGGCGACGGAGAGTTCAAGATGTTGGAACACTTGGACTATAAATGGCTCACCATCGATGAGTTGCAAGACCTGAAATGGACGGAGGCCGACAGAAAACTGATAGAAATTCTCAAGACAAGAACAATCTGA
- a CDS encoding patatin family protein, with the protein MHIERNTGLVLEGGGMRGVFTSGVLDAFMKHGVYFRHVVAVSAGACNGMSYISRQPRRARLSNIDFLTQYGYIGWRHLLRQGCIFDQELLYDKFPNEYIPFDFDSFFQRSATFEMVTTNCLTGQAEYLTESNDRQRSLDIVRASSSLPYVSKIVRVDGIPMLDGGIVDSIPVMRAIETGHPQNVVILTRNKGYRSKERDRKIPPFVYKKYPRLRVALSRRVAAYNEQLELVERLEELGKVVCIRPQRPMEVGRMEKDIGRLERLYQEGFMLGNAFCETLS; encoded by the coding sequence ATGCATATTGAGAGGAATACAGGACTGGTGTTGGAAGGTGGAGGCATGCGTGGCGTGTTTACCAGTGGTGTTCTGGATGCTTTCATGAAGCATGGTGTATATTTCCGTCATGTCGTCGCCGTGTCGGCCGGTGCGTGTAATGGCATGTCGTACATCAGCAGACAACCGCGCAGGGCGCGCTTGTCTAACATCGACTTTTTGACTCAATATGGCTACATTGGTTGGCGACATTTACTCAGACAGGGTTGCATCTTTGATCAAGAATTGTTGTATGATAAATTTCCAAACGAATACATACCATTCGATTTTGATTCGTTTTTTCAGCGGTCAGCGACCTTTGAAATGGTGACTACCAACTGTCTGACGGGACAAGCGGAATACCTCACGGAGTCGAACGACCGGCAACGTTCGCTGGATATTGTGCGCGCTTCGAGCAGTTTGCCGTATGTCAGCAAAATCGTAAGGGTAGATGGCATCCCCATGCTCGATGGCGGCATCGTCGACTCGATTCCTGTGATGCGGGCCATAGAGACGGGGCATCCGCAGAACGTGGTGATTTTGACGCGCAACAAAGGCTACCGCAGTAAGGAACGCGACCGTAAGATACCTCCCTTTGTTTATAAGAAATATCCCCGTCTGCGTGTGGCCCTGAGCCGCCGAGTGGCCGCTTACAACGAGCAACTGGAACTGGTGGAGCGGCTCGAGGAGTTGGGGAAGGTTGTGTGTATCAGGCCCCAAAGACCCATGGAGGTGGGACGAATGGAGAAAGATATCGGCAGGCTGGAGCGGTTGTATCAAGAGGGCTTCATGCTGGGCAATGCCTTCTGCGAAACCTTATCATGA
- the coaW gene encoding type II pantothenate kinase → MAIVIGIDVGISTTKIVGINDDGTVVAPIRIKATDPVTSLYGAFGKYLHDNKISLGEVEQVMLTGVGAAYVDDPVYGLPTAKAEEFICNGLGAQFETELDDMIVVSMGTGTSLIQCLGDDIRHIGGMGLGGGTLIGLSRIMLKTDDIKQISMLAMQGDGSNIDVRIGDISPNPLPNLPKTATASLFGNAKSNASREDIALGIITMVLQTIGSSTILASLGTGIKDYVLIGNLTLLPQCKSIFGGMEKLYGVNFIIPKYSEFCTAIGAALCFIDKKRK, encoded by the coding sequence ATGGCTATTGTAATAGGAATTGACGTAGGAATCAGTACGACAAAAATCGTGGGAATTAATGATGATGGCACCGTGGTGGCCCCCATTCGCATCAAGGCTACCGACCCGGTGACCTCGCTCTATGGTGCGTTTGGCAAGTATTTGCACGACAACAAGATTTCTCTTGGCGAGGTAGAGCAGGTGATGCTCACCGGTGTTGGTGCGGCTTATGTTGATGACCCCGTGTATGGATTGCCCACGGCCAAGGCAGAAGAGTTTATCTGCAATGGGCTTGGGGCACAGTTTGAGACCGAGTTGGACGACATGATCGTTGTGAGTATGGGTACCGGAACCAGCCTTATCCAATGTTTGGGCGATGACATTCGCCATATTGGGGGCATGGGATTGGGAGGCGGAACGCTCATCGGACTGTCGCGCATCATGCTCAAGACAGACGATATCAAGCAGATTTCTATGTTGGCTATGCAAGGTGACGGTTCGAATATCGATGTGCGCATCGGCGACATCAGTCCCAATCCGCTGCCCAACTTACCCAAAACCGCCACTGCCTCACTCTTTGGCAACGCCAAGAGTAACGCCTCGCGCGAGGACATAGCACTGGGCATCATCACCATGGTGCTACAAACCATCGGAAGCAGCACCATCCTGGCCTCGTTGGGCACGGGCATCAAGGACTATGTTCTCATCGGCAACCTCACGCTTCTACCTCAGTGTAAGTCCATATTCGGTGGCATGGAGAAGTTGTATGGCGTGAATTTCATCATTCCCAAGTACAGTGAATTCTGCACAGCCATTGGTGCTGCACTGTGTTTTATCGATAAAAAACGGAAATAA
- a CDS encoding DUF805 domain-containing protein, which produces MTKFIEKTQPSFPEAVRKGCKRLFDFHGRTRRSDFWWFMLAYMVCYFILTNICKAFLPLLAAAICDLAVLSLALAITVRRLQDRGASKWWVFANYASTAVYTLYIYGTGIGEELMSVNANPEASMGMFTDPIFIISLIVVMVTGLVTFVLCVLDGKPQPNKYGPSPKYIIKEETTNEQHLEATA; this is translated from the coding sequence ATGACTAAATTTATTGAGAAAACACAACCCTCATTTCCAGAAGCTGTAAGAAAAGGATGTAAACGACTTTTCGACTTCCATGGCCGCACACGTCGTTCAGACTTCTGGTGGTTCATGTTAGCCTACATGGTATGCTATTTCATCCTAACCAATATCTGTAAGGCTTTCCTGCCACTACTGGCTGCCGCCATCTGTGACCTTGCTGTCTTATCGCTTGCCCTTGCCATTACCGTGCGCCGATTGCAAGACCGTGGTGCCAGCAAATGGTGGGTTTTCGCAAACTATGCATCAACAGCTGTCTACACACTATATATTTATGGAACAGGCATTGGCGAAGAACTAATGAGTGTCAATGCCAATCCAGAAGCCAGCATGGGCATGTTCACCGACCCCATCTTCATCATCTCGCTAATCGTTGTCATGGTCACCGGTCTGGTAACATTCGTACTTTGCGTGCTGGATGGAAAGCCCCAGCCTAATAAGTACGGCCCCTCACCCAAATACATCATCAAAGAAGAAACGACAAACGAACAGCATCTTGAAGCAACAGCATAA
- a CDS encoding aminopeptidase P family protein, with product MFDQQTYIRRRAQLKKEVGQGLIILFGNNESPANGPFNGYHPFRQDSSFLYYFGQNRDGLVGVIDIDNDTETLIGDDIDIEDIVWFGSVDSVKDMAEQVGVKHSAPMKHLKTLCNAAIGSKRKIHFLPPYRHDIKLQIYDLLGIHPSQQKESASLDLIKAVVKMRSTKEPQEIEELERAAKIGYLMHTTAMRLTKPGVTEKFVGGQVDGIANSYGAMVSFPTIFSQHGEIMHGNPSLAKLEAGRLALCDAGAETVNNYCSDNTRTFPVNGKYTQRQLEIYSIVEACHDHALEVAKPGVKYMDVHFSVCKLMTERLKELGLMKGDTEEAVRAGAHAMFLPHGLGHMMGMDVHDMEALGQIYVGFDDETRPNLEQFGTNALRMGRRLEEGFVVTDEPGIYFIPALIDEWKASGHCAEFLNFDKLETYKDFGGIRIEDDILITKDGCRFLGKDRIPYHPKDVEAFMANNSTK from the coding sequence ATGTTCGATCAACAAACTTACATAAGACGCCGCGCCCAACTGAAAAAAGAAGTGGGTCAAGGCCTTATCATCCTGTTTGGCAACAACGAATCGCCTGCCAACGGACCTTTTAACGGTTATCATCCTTTCCGTCAAGACTCATCGTTTCTGTATTATTTCGGACAGAACAGAGACGGACTGGTGGGTGTCATCGACATCGACAACGACACCGAAACCTTGATTGGCGACGACATCGACATAGAAGACATCGTTTGGTTTGGCTCTGTAGACAGCGTCAAGGACATGGCCGAACAAGTTGGAGTGAAGCACTCGGCCCCGATGAAGCATCTCAAAACCCTCTGCAACGCAGCCATCGGCAGCAAGCGCAAAATACATTTTCTGCCGCCTTACCGCCACGACATCAAGTTACAGATATACGATTTGCTGGGAATCCATCCCAGTCAGCAGAAAGAAAGCGCCTCACTCGATCTCATCAAGGCTGTCGTAAAGATGCGTTCTACTAAGGAACCGCAGGAGATTGAAGAACTGGAACGCGCGGCGAAGATTGGCTATCTGATGCACACCACTGCCATGCGCCTGACCAAACCCGGTGTAACCGAGAAGTTTGTAGGCGGTCAGGTAGACGGCATTGCCAACTCGTATGGTGCCATGGTGAGCTTCCCAACCATCTTCTCACAGCACGGCGAAATCATGCACGGCAATCCCTCACTGGCCAAGCTTGAAGCTGGAAGGCTGGCACTGTGTGATGCCGGAGCTGAAACGGTGAACAATTATTGTTCGGACAACACCCGCACCTTCCCCGTGAACGGCAAGTACACCCAACGACAGCTGGAGATTTACAGCATTGTAGAGGCTTGCCACGACCATGCACTCGAAGTTGCAAAACCAGGAGTGAAGTACATGGACGTGCATTTCTCTGTATGCAAGCTTATGACAGAGCGCCTGAAAGAACTGGGACTGATGAAAGGTGACACCGAAGAGGCTGTTAGAGCTGGCGCTCATGCCATGTTCTTGCCGCACGGACTGGGTCACATGATGGGCATGGACGTACACGACATGGAAGCCTTGGGACAAATCTACGTGGGATTTGACGATGAAACTCGTCCCAATCTCGAACAGTTCGGCACCAATGCCCTGCGCATGGGACGCCGCTTAGAAGAAGGCTTCGTGGTAACAGACGAACCGGGCATCTATTTCATTCCCGCACTAATCGACGAATGGAAGGCCTCCGGGCATTGTGCAGAATTCCTGAACTTTGACAAGTTGGAAACGTACAAAGATTTTGGAGGTATTCGTATTGAAGACGATATCCTAATTACCAAAGACGGATGCCGCTTCCTTGGAAAAGACCGCATACCCTATCATCCCAAAGATGTAGAAGCATTTATGGCTAACAATTCAACTAAATAA
- the ligA gene encoding NAD-dependent DNA ligase LigA, which translates to MTNDLRQKMQQLVEELNRASDNYYSGRTESMTDFEWDAKFDELKRLEQESGLVLPDSPTTNVSDGTITGQKEAHEFPMLSLAKTKKPEELVKWAEGRPIWLSWKLDGLTLVVTYDDGKLTKVVTRGNGHIGTNITHLAPAIQGIPATIKTTGHLVIRGEAVISYADFEVFNMEADEAYANPRNLASGSLTLKDVEEVKRRKIQWIPFTLVHTDEAINSWGERLDWLREMGFNVVKHERISDPSIHNVNQAIEQWTNLVTHNQCPFPVDGLVITFDDTAFAATGSITGHHATRAGLAFKWEDEAATTELEYIEWSCAASTISPVAVFKPVELEGTTVKKASLCNISECERLGIGGPGSVLSVIKANKIIPKVIKVVQTVGALEIPHECPVCHHQTRIDISKASGTRTLHCTNEACPAKQLKKFNRFVSKNGMDIDGISEQTLAKFINLGWLNTYADIYRLPNYAQQIASLEGFGNKSAGNMMRSIEKSRTVEARKFLYALTIPMCGVDACKRLLDAYSLHELISKAIEADTPEAFANIPGIGPETSASVVKWFQVEANRNVVDDLLKTLNVEQPSTQPTGARCEGLTFVITGDVHHYKNRAELKAYIENQGGHVTGSVSKSTNYLINNNVNSTSGKNKKAKELGIEIISEDQFREQFT; encoded by the coding sequence ATGACAAACGACTTACGGCAAAAGATGCAGCAGTTGGTGGAAGAGCTCAACCGTGCATCAGACAATTATTATAGCGGACGAACTGAGTCGATGACCGACTTTGAATGGGATGCCAAGTTCGATGAGCTGAAACGACTGGAACAAGAAAGTGGATTGGTGCTGCCAGACAGTCCCACCACGAATGTTTCTGACGGCACAATCACCGGACAGAAAGAGGCGCACGAGTTTCCAATGCTGTCACTGGCGAAGACCAAGAAGCCCGAAGAACTGGTAAAATGGGCTGAAGGACGACCGATATGGCTGTCGTGGAAGCTGGACGGTTTGACCCTCGTGGTGACTTATGACGATGGGAAACTCACCAAAGTGGTAACGCGTGGCAACGGACACATCGGCACCAACATCACCCATTTGGCTCCTGCCATCCAGGGAATTCCAGCCACCATCAAGACCACAGGACATCTTGTGATTCGCGGAGAGGCTGTGATTTCGTACGCAGACTTTGAAGTATTCAACATGGAAGCGGATGAAGCATACGCCAACCCACGCAACCTCGCATCGGGATCGCTCACGTTGAAGGATGTTGAAGAGGTGAAACGGCGCAAAATACAGTGGATTCCGTTCACGCTGGTGCACACAGATGAGGCGATAAACTCTTGGGGAGAACGCTTGGATTGGCTTAGAGAAATGGGCTTCAACGTGGTGAAACACGAACGCATCAGCGACCCTTCCATCCACAACGTGAACCAAGCCATTGAACAATGGACCAACCTGGTTACCCACAACCAATGTCCCTTCCCCGTCGACGGCTTGGTTATCACGTTCGACGACACGGCTTTTGCTGCCACAGGCTCTATCACTGGCCATCATGCCACACGCGCTGGACTGGCCTTTAAGTGGGAGGATGAAGCGGCTACGACCGAACTTGAGTACATTGAATGGTCGTGCGCAGCGTCTACCATCTCACCCGTTGCGGTGTTCAAGCCAGTAGAATTGGAGGGAACAACCGTGAAAAAGGCATCGCTGTGCAACATTAGCGAATGCGAAAGGTTGGGCATTGGCGGACCAGGCAGCGTGCTGTCGGTGATCAAGGCCAATAAAATTATCCCGAAAGTGATTAAGGTTGTGCAAACTGTTGGAGCGTTGGAAATACCGCACGAATGCCCCGTTTGCCATCATCAAACACGCATCGACATCAGCAAGGCAAGCGGTACGCGCACCCTTCACTGCACTAACGAGGCTTGTCCGGCCAAACAATTGAAGAAATTCAATCGCTTTGTGTCGAAAAACGGCATGGACATCGATGGCATTTCTGAGCAAACGTTGGCCAAATTCATTAACTTAGGATGGCTCAACACCTACGCTGACATCTACCGTTTACCCAATTATGCCCAACAAATCGCATCATTGGAAGGATTTGGAAACAAGTCAGCGGGCAACATGATGCGCTCCATTGAAAAGTCAAGGACTGTGGAAGCGCGCAAATTCCTCTATGCCTTGACCATTCCCATGTGTGGTGTTGACGCTTGCAAACGCCTGCTGGACGCTTACTCTTTGCACGAACTCATTAGCAAAGCCATTGAGGCTGACACGCCAGAGGCATTTGCCAACATCCCCGGAATTGGTCCGGAAACATCGGCTTCGGTTGTGAAATGGTTCCAAGTGGAAGCAAACAGAAACGTGGTTGATGACCTGTTGAAGACGTTAAACGTTGAACAGCCGTCCACACAGCCTACAGGTGCGAGGTGCGAAGGCCTCACTTTCGTCATCACAGGCGACGTACATCACTACAAAAACCGCGCTGAGCTCAAGGCTTATATCGAAAATCAAGGCGGACATGTGACAGGAAGCGTGAGTAAATCGACCAACTACCTTATTAATAATAATGTGAACTCTACCTCCGGAAAGAATAAAAAAGCAAAAGAATTGGGGATAGAGATTATATCAGAAGATCAATTCAGGGAACAATTCACCTGA
- the trmD gene encoding tRNA (guanosine(37)-N1)-methyltransferase TrmD, with the protein MRIDIITVLPEMLEGFVNESILLRAQKKGLAEIHLHHLRDYTTDKWRRVDDYPYGGFAGMVMQCEPIDRCITALKAEREYDEVIFTSPDGEQFNQQVANDLSMKGNIIILCGHYKGIDQRIRDHLITREISIGDYVLTGGELAAAVMADAIIRLVPGVISDEQSALSDSFQDNMLSAPIYTRPADYKGWKVPEILLSGNEAKIKNWEMEQALERTRRLRPDLLEDTPHNPQIHD; encoded by the coding sequence ATGCGAATAGACATCATTACAGTTTTGCCCGAAATGCTCGAGGGATTCGTCAATGAATCCATTCTATTGCGAGCACAGAAGAAGGGATTAGCCGAGATACACCTACACCATTTGCGCGATTACACCACCGACAAGTGGCGACGCGTGGACGACTATCCGTACGGAGGCTTTGCCGGTATGGTGATGCAGTGCGAGCCTATTGACCGCTGTATCACCGCCTTGAAAGCCGAAAGGGAATACGATGAGGTGATTTTCACGTCGCCCGACGGTGAACAATTCAACCAACAGGTGGCCAACGACCTATCCATGAAGGGCAACATCATCATTCTTTGCGGCCACTACAAAGGCATAGACCAGCGCATTCGCGACCATCTAATCACTCGCGAGATTAGCATTGGCGACTACGTCTTAACGGGTGGCGAGCTGGCTGCGGCTGTGATGGCCGATGCCATCATACGCCTTGTCCCAGGAGTAATCAGCGATGAGCAGAGCGCACTGAGCGACTCGTTCCAAGACAACATGCTCTCCGCCCCTATCTACACACGCCCGGCCGACTACAAAGGGTGGAAGGTTCCAGAGATATTGCTCAGCGGCAACGAGGCGAAAATCAAGAACTGGGAAATGGAACAAGCCCTGGAACGTACCCGCAGGCTGCGCCCCGACCTGCTGGAAGACACGCCCCACAATCCTCAAATACATGATTGA
- a CDS encoding DUF5020 family protein: MKTKIITMLLAGLSLSAVAQNVQFHYDLGHNIYSELSGRPSVTTTVEMFKADKWGSTYMFTDLDYQRDGVAGAYWEISREFNLTPNKQWAAHVEYNGGLSSDEKTWNATRFQHAALLGGAWNWHNDNFSKTFSVQLLYKQFFKSRHMGAKAFSSVQLTEVWGVNFANNLMSFSGFCDLWYNSNVNGNFIFLSEPQLWVNLNAIKGWEGVNLSIGSEVELSNNFVWNDHGKNNKFYAIPTLAAKWTF, from the coding sequence ATGAAAACAAAAATCATCACCATGCTTTTGGCGGGTCTGAGCCTGTCGGCAGTAGCGCAAAACGTACAGTTTCATTACGATTTAGGCCACAACATCTACAGCGAGTTGAGTGGGCGTCCGTCGGTAACAACAACCGTGGAAATGTTCAAAGCAGACAAGTGGGGGAGTACTTACATGTTCACTGACCTCGATTATCAGCGTGATGGCGTGGCTGGTGCTTATTGGGAGATATCCCGTGAGTTCAATCTGACGCCCAACAAGCAGTGGGCCGCACACGTTGAGTATAACGGTGGACTGTCTTCTGATGAGAAAACTTGGAACGCTACCCGCTTTCAACATGCTGCATTGCTGGGTGGTGCGTGGAATTGGCACAACGACAATTTCTCCAAAACCTTCTCGGTGCAATTGTTGTATAAGCAGTTTTTCAAGAGTAGGCACATGGGTGCGAAGGCTTTCAGCAGTGTGCAACTCACGGAAGTGTGGGGTGTTAACTTCGCCAACAACCTGATGTCGTTCAGCGGTTTTTGTGATCTTTGGTACAATTCGAATGTAAACGGTAATTTCATCTTTTTGTCTGAACCTCAGTTGTGGGTCAACCTTAATGCCATCAAGGGTTGGGAAGGGGTAAACCTGAGCATCGGTTCAGAGGTGGAACTCAGCAATAATTTCGTTTGGAATGACCATGGAAAGAACAATAAGTTTTACGCCATTCCAACTTTAGCTGCAAAGTGGACGTTCTAA
- a CDS encoding AraC family transcriptional regulator gives MRKQQAKHISFDRFKEIVEQSVQPNDKKPYLGKRFAMIKNILPSLRDSGFAKNLLQFTDLRIGFVKSGEIEGNINLHPSHLKQGTLISLTPNSIIEMKKFSKDVNFMVITLNPEQLNGWYKGPIPAFLINQMTESIMQPCKADLAVFFHLFNILWDVVHLYGDDSELIPDLMSAILHQVHHIYNTHAQQHVHQQTRERTIFQEFIQMVNQANGTQRQLDYYANRMNLTQRYLGTVIKQVSDVTAKEWIDRSTILRIKVMLRHSDQLITQISDQFGFPNDSFFSKYFKRMTGLTPKEYRNGKESLQTVGA, from the coding sequence ATGAGAAAACAACAAGCCAAACATATCAGTTTTGATCGTTTCAAGGAAATCGTTGAGCAGTCTGTCCAGCCCAATGACAAAAAACCTTATCTGGGAAAGCGGTTTGCCATGATCAAAAATATTTTGCCCAGTCTGCGTGACTCGGGGTTTGCCAAGAATCTCTTGCAGTTCACCGACTTGCGTATTGGTTTTGTGAAAAGTGGGGAAATAGAAGGAAACATCAACCTGCATCCCTCCCATCTGAAGCAAGGCACGCTGATAAGCCTCACGCCTAACAGCATCATTGAAATGAAAAAGTTCAGTAAGGACGTGAATTTTATGGTAATCACCCTTAACCCCGAACAACTCAACGGTTGGTACAAAGGCCCCATTCCCGCCTTCTTGATCAACCAGATGACCGAATCAATTATGCAACCGTGTAAAGCCGACCTAGCAGTTTTCTTCCATCTATTCAACATCTTGTGGGATGTGGTGCATTTGTATGGTGATGATAGTGAGCTGATTCCCGACCTGATGAGTGCCATTCTCCACCAAGTACACCATATATATAATACACATGCACAGCAACATGTGCACCAACAGACGCGCGAACGAACCATTTTCCAAGAATTCATACAGATGGTCAACCAAGCTAACGGGACCCAACGGCAATTGGACTACTATGCCAACCGCATGAACCTCACACAACGCTATCTGGGAACAGTAATCAAGCAAGTAAGCGATGTGACGGCCAAAGAATGGATAGACCGTTCGACCATTCTGCGCATCAAAGTCATGCTGCGCCACAGCGATCAGCTCATCACGCAAATATCCGATCAATTCGGCTTCCCAAACGACAGTTTTTTCAGCAAATACTTCAAACGAATGACGGGGCTGACACCCAAGGAATACCGCAATGGAAAAGAGAGCTTACAAACTGTAGGGGCGTAA